From Solibacillus isronensis, the proteins below share one genomic window:
- a CDS encoding sensor histidine kinase, giving the protein MKRFKLKLIIVLSIVLVIFFIGISMYTSYIKIEDTVEEAIANQNLEAAKSIAKAIDLETYERFLKERNRDEDYWTIRHYLNDAREKLGVLYVYTMEIDNPTTSKALIVGYPENKDNPNDFPIGEGCTVPEAQVKLAYEEGKQFVTGILEDTKYGHHYITVGTPVMNENGEIISYLGIDISTETLDGIKETVINSNIFLLVLSGLFVIIVIISFLLLQKWYQKEVGTTEDTYQKEIKTLIASVSSFRHDYINHIQVLHGFLHIGEVDQATKYVDSLSKDIQTIESIKLNLDHPGLAILLQTKKLTCQNQQIDIQITVDDNPFDNIKTIDLINILSNIIDNAIEATMELPEELRKITVSCKADELYYTFSITNTGRKLPDKNQIFKQGYSTKKVEKGRVRGQGLFIVKETINKYNGTITFDRINEKETIAIVKIPIK; this is encoded by the coding sequence ATGAAACGTTTTAAATTAAAGCTAATAATAGTGTTATCTATAGTATTAGTCATATTCTTTATTGGAATTAGTATGTATACTTCCTATATAAAGATTGAAGATACCGTGGAAGAGGCGATTGCTAACCAAAATCTTGAAGCTGCCAAATCCATTGCAAAGGCGATTGACCTGGAAACGTATGAGCGATTTTTAAAAGAACGGAATCGTGATGAAGATTATTGGACAATACGGCATTATTTGAATGATGCCCGAGAAAAACTAGGCGTATTATACGTCTATACTATGGAAATAGACAATCCTACTACATCGAAAGCTTTAATTGTAGGTTATCCTGAAAACAAGGATAATCCAAATGATTTTCCAATAGGTGAAGGGTGTACTGTACCGGAAGCCCAAGTGAAATTAGCGTATGAGGAAGGAAAGCAATTTGTAACAGGGATTCTGGAAGATACGAAATATGGTCATCATTATATAACGGTTGGGACGCCTGTTATGAATGAAAATGGGGAAATCATCAGCTACCTTGGCATTGATATTAGTACGGAGACACTTGACGGGATTAAAGAAACAGTTATTAATAGTAATATTTTTCTATTAGTACTCAGCGGACTTTTTGTTATTATTGTTATTATTTCTTTCTTACTTTTACAAAAGTGGTATCAAAAAGAAGTTGGAACTACGGAGGATACGTATCAAAAGGAAATTAAAACGTTAATTGCTTCTGTCTCATCATTTAGGCACGATTATATTAATCACATCCAGGTTTTACATGGCTTTCTGCATATAGGTGAGGTAGATCAAGCGACAAAGTATGTCGATTCTTTGTCTAAAGATATACAGACAATTGAATCTATTAAATTGAATCTTGATCACCCAGGATTAGCGATATTACTGCAAACAAAAAAATTAACATGTCAAAATCAACAAATTGATATACAGATAACTGTTGATGACAATCCATTTGATAACATAAAAACGATTGATTTAATCAATATATTATCGAACATAATTGATAATGCGATAGAAGCAACAATGGAGTTGCCAGAGGAACTACGTAAAATTACAGTTAGCTGTAAAGCAGACGAGTTATATTATACGTTCTCGATTACGAACACTGGGCGAAAGCTACCTGATAAAAATCAAATATTTAAACAAGGCTACTCAACGAAAAAAGTAGAGAAAGGAAGAGTTAGAGGACAAGGTTTGTTTATTGTTAAAGAAACAATTAATAAATACAATGGAACGATTACATTTGATAGAATAAATGAAAAAGAGACAATAGCGATTGTAAAAATCCCTATTAAGTAA